A genomic window from Photobacterium gaetbulicola Gung47 includes:
- a CDS encoding putative thioredoxin reductase (COG0492,COG0526) translates to MSELYDVIIIGGGAGGMSAGVYAARGKMKTLIIEDKRNTGGQAATTSEMENYPGILEATGPQLMDMFREHCNKFGVEFVRGLVTGISIAEDGFIKTLMTNKGETYQTKSIIVATGATPRILGIKGESEFRGKGVSYCATCDADFYEELDVVVVGSGNTAVEESVFLTKFVNKVTMIVLHDQGILDADRTAQEQAFANDKIEFVWNSVVEEITGDELVNGVKLKNLKSGEISERAADGVFMFVGTVPKTDFVKELIELTPQGYVITNDKQETSVPGIFAVGDVTDKFLRQVVTAAGDGAVAAVAADRYIEEEENWRKSVAEFGGTAMVAFWNPLSKESLDVINQLELNCKDHPEQRVVTIDTYKSQNIASRFSVSEVPVVIRFDAGQEAKRVDVKDISELETLY, encoded by the coding sequence ATGTCAGAACTTTACGATGTCATTATTATCGGTGGCGGTGCTGGTGGAATGTCTGCTGGTGTCTATGCTGCTCGCGGTAAAATGAAAACCCTGATCATTGAGGATAAAAGGAATACCGGTGGTCAGGCCGCAACAACCAGTGAGATGGAAAACTATCCGGGTATTCTGGAAGCCACCGGCCCACAGTTGATGGATATGTTCCGTGAGCACTGCAATAAATTCGGTGTCGAATTCGTCCGTGGTTTGGTAACCGGTATTTCAATCGCCGAAGACGGTTTTATTAAAACCTTAATGACCAACAAAGGCGAAACCTACCAGACAAAAAGCATTATTGTTGCCACAGGGGCAACACCGCGCATCCTTGGAATCAAAGGCGAGTCTGAGTTCCGTGGTAAAGGGGTGTCTTACTGCGCCACCTGCGATGCCGATTTCTATGAAGAGTTGGATGTGGTGGTGGTTGGCTCTGGCAATACTGCGGTGGAAGAGTCTGTCTTCCTCACCAAGTTTGTCAATAAAGTCACCATGATTGTGTTGCATGACCAGGGCATTTTGGATGCTGACCGTACCGCCCAGGAGCAGGCTTTCGCTAACGACAAAATCGAGTTTGTTTGGAACTCGGTGGTGGAAGAGATCACCGGCGATGAGTTGGTCAACGGCGTGAAGCTGAAGAACCTGAAAAGCGGCGAGATCAGCGAGCGAGCCGCCGACGGGGTGTTCATGTTCGTCGGTACGGTGCCAAAAACCGACTTTGTCAAAGAGCTTATAGAGCTGACACCACAAGGCTACGTTATTACCAATGACAAGCAGGAAACCAGCGTCCCCGGTATTTTTGCCGTGGGTGATGTGACCGACAAGTTCCTTCGTCAGGTCGTTACCGCTGCCGGTGATGGTGCCGTGGCTGCTGTTGCTGCCGACCGTTATATCGAAGAAGAAGAGAACTGGCGTAAGTCTGTAGCCGAGTTTGGCGGCACTGCAATGGTGGCCTTTTGGAATCCGCTCAGCAAAGAAAGCTTGGATGTGATCAACCAGCTTGAGCTTAATTGTAAAGATCATCCAGAGCAGCGTGTCGTCACCATCGATACCTACAAGAGCCAGAACATTGCCAGCCGTTTCTCTGTGTCCGAAGTGCCGGTCGTGATCCGATTTGACGCTGGGCAGGAAGCCAAGCGAGTAGATGTAAAGGATATCTCAGAGTTAGAAACGCTGTATTAA